The Conger conger chromosome 11, fConCon1.1, whole genome shotgun sequence genome includes the window GGTAGGTTAGTCAAGTTAAAGCTCAACCCTTACCTGGGTtaagctttagatggtggttgtccatccagctctggatgtcactcaggcaagcagagatacaggcagaaacctgtgtatcagatggtgggaatgagatgaagagttgggtatcgtccgcatagcagtggtaggatacaATAAAACGCGTGTTAGTAAAAACGCAAGGGTCTTGAATGCATAGGCgtatgtttattttaaactCTGCTGCAGGTATAAGCAAGTGTCTTAACCATACTCGCACGTCTATTAATACATTCGGCATGGGTTGGTATTACGCACCCAAAGAGCTGACCGGAGCCTCGCATGGCCGCCAGtcgccgtttgtgtgtgagtgtgtggataaaagcgctatataaatgcaatccatTCACCATGAATTCATACATTACTACAGGGGTGACGCCTGCCAAACATATGAGCATTCTTTTTCAATTTCAGCTTTTCAGAAAAATGAGTAGGCTATATTGCGGGGGAGTCATGACAAATCATACTattcatttccttttctttatcGCGACTTGGTCTTTCCTGGAATTCGGCGAGTACCAGACTTCTTGCAGGAAAAACTTATCGGTAATTTCTTTACTCTTCGTGAGAAAGTACCGAGTTGTGCTTTCCCCATTcttaaaatttacattttaagccCATTAAGCCGATTTAGgactgtttcttttatttttgataaTGTATAAGTAGGAGAACAATCTTTGGGTAAATTTCCGAAACTGCTACACCAATTCGATAACTGACACATTAAATAGTGCCTTAACAGGTCAAGCTACATAGAGACAGAACACTTTCATAAAGCCTAAATTACAGTGACATTTGCTGCCCCCAAGCCTTCCCAAGGAAATTCCAGGATTTCAAACAGCAACTTCATcgacacaaaaaataaactgcatCAAACCAAACCTTCAAATCTCTTTATTGTAAGTTACAAAATGAACGATTAGTAACATCTCCGACAAATACTCGCAATATATCTTGttacagtgcaaaaaaaaaaagagaaaatagaaGATATGAAACTGATTCCCTTCACGTCACATTCATTTAGGTCTACCTGAGCAAGACCGAAGCGACACCTCATAGTATTCACTAATTAATAAAATGGTGCCAGGTGAGACTGGTGTCCTGGTGGGGGACTTCTGTGATCAAAAGAAACCCAAAATTGTTTGGAGGTGAACAGAAACAGAAGGAAGCTGTGATCTTTCAGACAATGTATTGACTCTTGgaaagtataataataataataataataataataataataataataataataataacaacaaccataataatattaataataccaAACTAGAAGCACCTCTGACATACCGTCCAGGGAAACATGTTCCGTCATGCACACAAACTTGCTTTATAACACACAAAGAGAACAAAATGAACAAGATCTAAAGGCCTGTAGATCTAACAAGAGGAATGATGTTCACACTCTCTTGTGTTCTTTTGAACTTGGCTGGGTGAAACAGACAAGCCAAAAAGATGCAatcttttattgtatttttaaaaatttttattaAGGTTCACACTTTTTAAGGACAGGAGAAGAGCAGAAATGAGATGGACAAAGGTGCAATGTGACCTTGTACACCATGTGCAGCTACGAAAATACCATATCTAGGCCATTATTTCTAATATTAcatatttctgttcattcaaGTGCACATCACCTGTCAGCTAATGAATAGCATCACAGTGCTCTAATAAAACCatactgtatttacacacaGAAAAGTGAAATGAAACCTTGACTAGTCCTGTAGCTGGCAGACTACCGGCACAGTAACACAAGCAAGAAAACGCATCCCAAACTGAAGACGGCAGTTCATTTCAACAAACCCGTATGTGCACCCTTATGAAATGCCACCACCCTTTACACTGGACGAATGAATAACCTCCATCCCTCATGCCACTGCGGTAGTGCATCTTGGTAAGGGGAGACTAACAACAATCTCACCAGAAAGAGAACACGCATGTATCTACACTAACTCCACACTCGCGTTGTCGTGCGCAGGGTAGACCTCATCTTGTCGCTCTGCACGGTTAGGCCACAGGCCAGGGTGAAAACCTGTAAGGTCACAATTTTCCTGACTTACGCTGTGACCGAACCGAATGTGCTAAACGAGTCCATCAGTGGATGCACTGTAATTACCATCAgttacaaaatgtgttttaagtttTCAGAAATGCTTGATGCATGCAGTGTTGAAATGGATTTTCAAATCAATCACACATGGAGGAAACTTCATCAAGTTATTCTGTGGCATGTGACATATAATGTTTAGGCTACACAAAATGTTTGGAATTGTTTAGAAATTGAATGGTTCTAAATTGACAACCTTTCACACCCGAAATTAAAGCACCAGCACCTGGTTTTCAGACTAATGCAATAACTGTGTGAGAATAGCCATCCCAAAGCTTTaaccaaaatgtgaaaaatgtccttacatttaaagaaatgtttcaAATGTCAGATAAAGAAACAAGttacaaggggggggggggggggtatgaagTGTGCTTTCCATTTCACCATATTAAAAATATCAACACATTGGAGCAGTTATTCTGCTGGATCCCCTTTTGCACCCCCTAGTGGTCAAAAAACAGTACTGCTGTTACACTGGGGGAACCAGTCAATGGAGATGACTGTGTCCACGTCAGCTTAGTAACAGTCAATACCTAGGATAACTGATAATGAGGTCAACATTGGTGTCCCCCCCCGTCAAAAACAGGACTCGACAACTGTAGATCCACTACAGTGGTGGAGATGGAGTGGTTTGAGGAACTGACTTGGAGGAGTAGTTATTGGGCCTAGTTTGTTTGGTCCCGGTAAGCCCAACGCCCCCTCCACTTTAAAACAAGTATCAGACAAACCGGCCAAGAGTCGGGCATATGAAACTAGATATGCCTATGGGCTCAGGCTATTGACGTCTCGCATAGGACACCTGCCAGGGCCATTCCAGGCAAGTGCAGGCACCCAAGAATCAAGCCGTTCTGGTTTTTGTTGCCGATGGGATAATGAATGTTAGAAAATCAAAAGGCTTAATCCCAGACAAATAAACCTGGCAGTCCCACTGCAGAGCCCACACCAGATCCCCAGATCCAAACAGCATTCCGGGAAACACGCGACAAAAGAGCTTAAAGTTCTGGGCACCCAGAATGTCCGGAAGACATTCAAAACCGCTCCGGGGAGAATCTCCTTCATTCTGAGTGCCATTTCCTGTGGTTTGACAAATTCCCCCACAGCCAGCCAGCTTTTGTCCGTTGTCCTCTCCAACAAAACActattaatgtttaatgtttctcCATGTTGTGCCGCGGTGGCCATCTTAATACCCAAACAGACGTAGTCCAAATTCACCATAGAAATAAACAACACGGCCAAAAGAGCACTCAATGTCAATAAAGACTCAGAACCTTGGCAATGCTGTATTTCACAGGCCTTGAATAACAGTATTTACTGGGCACATACCAGCTACTTGTGTTATTATGTAATCATtctgatttcagaggtaagcaCAAGTAAAACGGGCAGTTAAAAGTATGTATTTTCATAGTACTTATGTTGGTTTCATGGTACTAACTGACTTTCATAGTACTTGCCTCTGAAATCAATAGAAACAAATAAGTACACAACTCGCTGGtttttacccagtaaatacttggtctgtaaaataaaactttgCCTGTAACGTCTCCTAGAAGCGCCCAAGACAAAGTGTTCTGCATCTGATCTGTAGAGcatgcagtgtgtggggtgaCGTGTTTGTGAAATGCGCTCAGTGTTAGAACCGGTGACGCAGCACGCTCGAATCAGCCAGGATAAatatcaaataataattttacaataaagAGCCGTAAatagtaaaaacaaaatcaaatctgCCTTTAAAACTGCAACAATTCTGTTAAACAGTAACTGCAGTTTTATGCGAGTCAACTGGCATGTTGTTCCTGCACACTGgggaactagccacagttcttctgcagctAAAAAATGATCTAACGTTGAATTTGAGTTGAGTTTGGGAAGATACTATGACAGTTAAAGAAAACGATTAAACATCGAAGACCAaattgacataaaaaaaaatccagggtacctaagacttttgcacggTACTGTTTGCGGATGTGCATAATGAGCATTCTAATGACTGTCTAGACACGCTGATGACACGTTTTATGTGGAAAAGAAGCGGGTAGTCAAGCAAACAACGcaatttcccaaaaaaaaaagcaaaaaaatgatAATCTCTCAGAGGGATAATGCTGTCTCGCTGACGAGTTCCAGCACTCTGGTGCGTCAGGCCTAGGCAAAAGCGCTCCTCCACATTTTGGCTCGAGCATCTTCTAGACAAACAAACAACGCAGAACAGATGATGGGGGAAGGACAAAATATGGACAACAGAAACGGACCCATAGCTGCGTACAGTGTATGGAGTCTAGAGGTTCGCTGGTTTAATCCtaaccacaaacacagagaggcaggTAGGGGGGTATAGGGCATGTGCTGCGGGGGGTATAAACTGCGACAAACAAATACACgctttttaaaaggaaaatgtgACTGACTGCTACATCCCAGCCTCGTGGGGTTCCTGCATTGATGCCCTAAGTAGTCTTGTCTCTCAGTTCTTCATTCAGTGACCCCCGGGTGGCAACAGAACACCAGCTCCGGGGgaaaggggaagggagggaggaggggcggggaggTCCTTCAGTCCAGGTCAAAGGTTGCCTCGGAAACCATGTCCATTTTGGGCGGGGCCTTGACGGCGCCCCCCCCGCGTCCCGAGTCCACGAACATGTGGGGGATGTCGCTCCCGAAGTAGATCTTACTGTTCGCTGCGATGGCCTTAACCTTCACCAACTGGAGGTACTCTGGAGTGAGCTTCaactgtgagagggagagagagtttaaACTACAAAACAGATTTAGCTCACAGCAAAGTCAAAATAATGTGAAAGTGTGACAggtaaaataaagaaagaaaaaattcaACTGAGACTGTATGAGCATGcacaatttgtgtgtgtgtatctacagTGCGCTGTGAGTggcatatgcttgtgtgtgagtgtgagcgagtgagtggtgtgtgtgtgtgtgtgtgtgtgtgtgtgtgtgaatgagcacGTGcggtgagtggtgtgtgtgtgtgtgtgtgtgagtgcgtgcggtgagtggtgtgtgtgtgtgtacgtgtgagcgCGTGcggtgagtggtgtgtgtgtgtgtgtgtgtgtgtgtgtgtgtgtgtgtgagcgcgtgcggtgagtggtgtgtgtgtgtgtgtgtgtgtgtgtgagcgcgtgcggtgagtggtgtgtgtgtgtgtgtgtgtgtgtgtgtgagcgcgtgcggtgagtgatgtgtgtgtatgtgtgtgtgtgtgtgtgagtgagtggtgtgtgtgtgtgtgagtgagtggtgtgtgtgtgtgtgcgtgtgtgtgtgagcgcgtgcggtgagtggtgtgtgtgtgtgtgtatgtgtgtgtgtgtgtgagcgcgtgtgtgcgtgcgtgccttgTTGGCCTCAGCCGTCCGGTGAGCAGTGTAGAACTCAGCGTCCGCCCGAGCCTTCTCCCGCGCCAGGAAAGCATCAtctgcagaggtcagaggtcagagagggtgagggtgagggttttttttttttttttttactccggtctgccagctctggtcgccttacggttccctctctacgggcacctggcggtcaggctgcacgttcacgcctgttttccgttctggttcctcagtggtggaatgacttgcctaccactgtcaggacagcagaatccctccccctatttcgacgcagactcaaaacacacctcttcaaactctaccttagtcctccctcctgatttaccccgccccccccttctgatacccctatccctgtctaacccccccccccccccccaaaaaaaaaaaaaaaaaaaaaaaaaattgcacttatgatgacgactatatgtttagaacagcagtccaggtgtattttcctagttctggatgtgatgctttgacttgtggtagaacctatgcacttgtaagtcgctttggattaaaagcgtctgccaaatgactaaaatgtaaatgtaatgtaaatgtagttcAGTCCAAGTTGCAGATTTGGGAGGATTCCAGGCTTTACTCTATGAATTTACCCAACTAAGTCTGAAATCCTGCTTGGTCATCCACGCCCCTGAGCATTAGtgtggagtggaggggagggTAAACCACAGGCTGTGGGCTGAATTGTGCCTGGTACTGCCAAAAATGTCTTTGGCCCATGTTTTTGGCCAAAGAGGAGACTTTGAGGCAGAATTTTTGGCAGAATTTGAGGAGACGAAGGAAGCAATAGCAACCCAAAATGAAAACCGAATAGAGAGACAGGTACTTCATCAGCCgagacgtgcacacacacgcaggcaggcacgcaaacacacacccacacccacgctCTCGTGcagtcactctcactctcacatacacacacatttataccaCACCTTCAATCTCCGATATCCTTTTCTCAGTCTCCTTCTCCATGACTTTCTGTCCAAACTTGATCTCTGCGACCTGGGCCAGCTTTTCTGcctctggggtggggggtgggggggtaggggtgtgGGGAGAGGATAAGGGGGTTTGACCAGCCTCACATTATTGATACATCAAAGTTTAATtccactttctctttcctttcttAGCCTCTGTTCGGGGTGCCTCTGTTCGGGGTGGGGGGTTTCAGTATTTCGGGATTTTCCTGTGACGGCTCCCAAGACTGATCTCATGTTTTCTTCTCTCGGTTACATAAGCAGCTGCCCCCTGGTCATCACTAACCAATCACAGCTCGCTTCCTCTCAGTCTCCGCCTCCTTCTCCACCACCTTCTGAGTCTGTGCAGCGATCAACAGTTTCGTCTTCTCACTCTCCCTGCAGAGACAGACaagtcagaacacacacacacacacacacgaacgtatgcaggcacacacatacagctgtGCTCTCATCACCCACGCAACATGGACTGACCATTACCAAAACAAAATTTCCTCACTCAAGTTCCCAGAATGAAATGACCACACCTCGTAttccaacaaaaacacaaaccacatTAACTTTAAAAAGGATCAGTGAAAATCAGCAAGGGACAGCAATCAGGATTGCTATTTTTTACACTCCCTCTCCCGGTCTGCTGCTCACTTACATAAGCTCGTAGTTCCTGCGGATGGACTCAGGAATGTTGGGTTTCGTAACTCGAACCGCCTGCCAGAACACAAGTGTAGATTTCGGTCTTATCATGCATGTCTTATGCAGAACAGCTCCTAAAGCTTACATGTAAGCACCGTATGTTTACATGGCTGAGTAATATTTTGCAATATCGTAATATAAAGCATTTCGGGCTCCAGTAACTTGCTCAAGAGATTCGAAACCGGCAACCTTGACGTGTCACATAGTGCAACGTGAGCTAACATGTATGTGGCCCTGAGTATTCCCAGCACTGAGCCTGAGAGGATTGAAGTCTTTCTGGTATAATCTAGGAAGTTCCAGGCATCGGTGGGGGGGCAGGGACCACCTCTGACAAGAGCGCTCTGCAGGCAGGGAAGTGAACCAGCTTGTGAAAGCTCTGGAACACTCC containing:
- the erlin2 gene encoding erlin-2; translated protein: MTQLGAIVSVVLSIGIAGLFSAVHKIEEGHTGVYYRGGALLTTTSGPGFHLMLPFITSYKSVQTTLQTDEVKNVPCGTSGGVMIYFDRIEVVNFLVPSAVYDIVRNFTADYDKALIFNKVHHELNQFCSVHTLQEVYIGLFDQIDENLKLTLQEDLTGMAPGIIIQAVRVTKPNIPESIRRNYELMESEKTKLLIAAQTQKVVEKEAETERKRAVIEAEKLAQVAEIKFGQKVMEKETEKRISEIEDDAFLAREKARADAEFYTAHRTAEANKLKLTPEYLQLVKVKAIAANSKIYFGSDIPHMFVDSGRGGGAVKAPPKMDMVSEATFDLD